The proteins below come from a single Desulfovibrio sp. genomic window:
- a CDS encoding glycosyltransferase, with the protein MLLSTKLSSKLTPQLPVDGEIYPKAKSDRRLAPNIPGRGGSRRGAHQRYEAELQVSVYDASEESAPLRCLSEDLSSSGMLLHWAEDAPLPAEGQKLVLRFTMPPGTLPEGYESRVRIPADVVRLVDGEDGEKKVAVNFVRNLDNYLRLKKWLRLIATSVILLALSVYAVAYMRQESLFYFMFDVPVFTYGIVASVFLVSRFVFSFFYRNVPVDPDFTPGVTIVIPCFNEEEWIEKTIQCAINQDYPEEKLEVILVDDGSTDKSMERVRRIEKQIRKEITGDRFVVIEQPYNMGKRHALAAGAQHAKFELLVFVDSDSFLEPDAVREVVQPFRDPKMGAVSGRTEVQNKWTNALTKMQAVRYYVAFRFIKAAESVFDGVTCLSGPLACYRKDLVLHYLDDWLNQKFFGYPATFGDDRSLTNYILAHHRTGYQDAAVCSTIVPSSMRTFIRQQMRWKRSWLRETLRASSFMWRKEPFMALSFYIGFLLPVLAPLVVVRTMVVIPIELGLFPYKYLAGILVTSMLMSASYLLFKRSNLWPYGIVFCVFYLGVLLWQLPVAVLTFWKSEWGTRNTSADVAAQEKLRYEQKMFVMPSESAVAAGAGQPADHGKHGEG; encoded by the coding sequence ATGCTGTTGTCTACTAAACTTTCTTCCAAGCTCACTCCCCAGTTGCCCGTGGACGGTGAAATTTACCCCAAGGCCAAAAGTGATCGACGTCTCGCCCCTAACATTCCCGGGCGTGGCGGGTCGAGGCGTGGCGCCCATCAGCGCTATGAAGCCGAGCTTCAAGTGTCGGTATATGATGCTTCGGAAGAATCCGCCCCGTTGCGCTGCCTGAGCGAAGACCTCTCGTCATCGGGCATGCTGCTGCATTGGGCTGAGGATGCGCCGCTCCCTGCCGAGGGGCAAAAGCTTGTGCTGCGCTTTACCATGCCGCCTGGCACTCTGCCGGAGGGGTATGAATCGCGCGTGCGCATCCCCGCAGATGTGGTGCGCCTTGTGGATGGGGAGGATGGTGAAAAAAAGGTTGCCGTCAATTTTGTGCGTAATCTGGATAACTATCTGCGCCTGAAAAAGTGGCTGCGCCTGATTGCGACTTCTGTAATTCTGCTTGCTCTTTCTGTATATGCCGTTGCCTACATGCGGCAGGAAAGTCTGTTTTACTTCATGTTTGACGTACCCGTATTTACCTACGGGATTGTTGCGTCCGTTTTTCTGGTAAGCCGATTTGTGTTTTCCTTTTTTTACCGCAACGTTCCTGTTGATCCTGATTTTACGCCCGGCGTCACTATTGTCATTCCCTGCTTTAACGAAGAAGAATGGATTGAAAAAACCATCCAGTGCGCCATTAATCAGGATTATCCTGAGGAAAAGCTTGAAGTTATCCTTGTGGACGACGGCAGCACGGATAAATCCATGGAGCGTGTGCGGCGCATCGAAAAGCAGATTCGCAAGGAAATAACCGGCGACCGATTTGTGGTCATTGAGCAGCCCTACAACATGGGCAAGCGCCACGCGCTTGCGGCTGGGGCACAACATGCCAAATTTGAGTTGCTGGTCTTTGTGGATTCGGACAGCTTTCTGGAGCCGGACGCAGTGCGGGAAGTGGTGCAGCCCTTCCGCGACCCCAAGATGGGGGCTGTCTCTGGCAGAACAGAAGTGCAGAACAAATGGACAAACGCCCTCACCAAGATGCAGGCCGTGCGCTACTATGTGGCCTTTCGGTTCATCAAGGCGGCGGAATCCGTTTTTGACGGCGTGACCTGTCTTTCCGGCCCCCTTGCCTGTTACCGCAAGGACCTTGTGCTGCACTACCTCGATGATTGGCTCAACCAGAAGTTTTTTGGTTACCCTGCCACGTTTGGCGATGACAGAAGCCTGACAAACTACATCCTTGCCCACCACCGCACTGGTTATCAGGATGCGGCGGTGTGTTCCACCATTGTGCCCTCGAGCATGCGAACCTTCATCCGGCAGCAGATGCGCTGGAAGCGCTCGTGGCTGCGTGAAACCCTGCGCGCCAGTTCCTTTATGTGGAGAAAAGAGCCGTTCATGGCGCTTTCGTTCTACATCGGTTTTTTGTTGCCTGTGCTGGCCCCGCTGGTTGTTGTGCGCACCATGGTCGTCATTCCAATAGAGCTTGGCCTGTTTCCCTACAAATATCTTGCGGGCATTCTTGTTACCAGCATGCTCATGAGCGCATCGTATCTGCTGTTCAAACGCAGCAATCTGTGGCCCTACGGCATTGTTTTTTGCGTGTTTTATCTGGGGGTGCTGCTGTGGCAGCTTCCTGTGGCAGTGCTCACGTTCTGGAAGTCGGAATGGGGCACGCGCAATACCTCTGCCGACGTAGCCGCGCAGGAAAAGCTGCGCTACGAGCAGAAGATGTTCGTCATGCCCTCTGAAAGCGCCGTTGCCGCAGGAGCGGGGCAGCCAGCCGATCACGGCAAGCACGGTGAGGGCTAG
- a CDS encoding glycosyl hydrolase family 18 protein — MKCLRSAVYAGLLTLCCSVPAVAADAWVADWDMPNGLAELRQGNFKNVLMFAAYFDRQGRPFLTDDMKKALRGGLAASLGQSSNAQGVFLSVVNDVVEAPGKSVQKDPSLVSRLMATDASRAAHRSDLLALLAAYPFTGLELDYERVNMDDWPRLLQFAQELSATLAAQGKKLRLVMEPKQKYLQGNLPAGPQYVVMAYNLHGSHNGPGAKADDAFLRQLAQWCAHWPVKPGLALSAGGFAWTGRGVVDLTERKAAAWAQGAGVQPKRDPASQALYFKAADNTPGSPLLAKGGTNGSVCEIWYADGETLAHWADVGRSLGFGDVSLWRLGGNTPESLAKISGK; from the coding sequence ATGAAATGTCTGCGTTCTGCCGTGTATGCGGGGCTGCTTACGCTGTGTTGCTCGGTTCCTGCTGTGGCAGCGGATGCCTGGGTGGCAGATTGGGACATGCCCAACGGGCTTGCAGAACTGCGCCAGGGCAACTTTAAAAACGTGCTCATGTTTGCCGCGTATTTTGACAGGCAGGGTAGACCCTTCCTCACCGATGACATGAAAAAGGCCTTGCGCGGCGGGCTTGCGGCTTCGCTGGGCCAAAGCTCCAATGCACAGGGCGTGTTTCTTTCAGTCGTTAATGATGTGGTTGAAGCCCCCGGCAAATCCGTGCAAAAAGATCCCTCCCTTGTGAGCAGGCTCATGGCTACGGACGCCAGCCGCGCCGCGCACCGCAGTGATCTGCTGGCCCTGCTGGCGGCCTATCCATTTACCGGGCTGGAGCTTGATTATGAAAGGGTAAACATGGATGACTGGCCCCGCCTGCTGCAATTCGCGCAGGAACTTTCCGCCACGCTGGCTGCCCAGGGCAAAAAACTGCGGCTGGTCATGGAGCCAAAGCAAAAGTACCTGCAAGGCAATCTGCCCGCAGGCCCGCAGTATGTGGTGATGGCCTACAACCTGCACGGTAGCCACAACGGGCCAGGGGCCAAGGCTGACGATGCCTTTTTGCGCCAGTTGGCCCAGTGGTGCGCTCACTGGCCTGTAAAGCCTGGGTTGGCGCTTTCTGCGGGCGGTTTTGCCTGGACGGGCAGGGGCGTTGTGGATCTTACCGAGCGCAAGGCCGCCGCATGGGCCCAGGGCGCGGGTGTACAGCCCAAGCGCGACCCAGCCAGCCAAGCCCTGTACTTTAAGGCGGCGGACAACACCCCCGGCAGTCCTCTGCTTGCCAAAGGCGGCACCAACGGCAGCGTTTGTGAAATCTGGTATGCGGATGGCGAAACCCTTGCCCATTGGGCCGATGTGGGGCGCAGCCTTGGGTTTGGTGATGTGAGCCTGTGGCGTCTTGGCGGCAACACGCCGGAATCTCTGGCTAAAATTTCAGGAAAGTAA
- a CDS encoding right-handed parallel beta-helix repeat-containing protein: MMTAQNSDMQVRLHTFGSIVCLAVLLLCVSSCTVFAAVVQPLRTLYVGAGFSGGDGLSADRPLGSINAALQKARKGDVIVVAPGEYRESIRVSTAGLTILGSAPGQDEPQVVIAAPAGKSGSVLADSADTVWRGIAFRIGDSAAINLRGFTGRFEFCHFTSESPVPGIEVYGGDFVFQGCTFSGGTGPTAMLALNGQAGRKSRVTLAYCLFRDNPGGAVLLRGEQDVRFVNCLFAACRFVAMRQAGVGAQISAVNSVFFLSPEPSLFLQSGSAPRARLENCLYAPAPGDFMKWQARPLDQQPEVTAVNCITASPRFMGGRNALINLCVDDTVNAPVWRSLTPAAAKLGLKITLALNTDALSPQYWQMIIPEVNAGFEVASHGAVHASITSAEVLRVGWFDPAGTSASLSIDQAEQLRVVADGKELCAIDLAAQPYLSMGALVRQLQEKGLRAELASLSHEKIPAYLLAPVQEQDIFFARHNAELVMDTRAYMHYMLSESRRKIEQGLREYHAAQKNCTAFVCPYSETNANIRQAMQATGFQVARSHMAQRFPSAVERVDLSALQSISLKDIVPGAPTPNLKEMLRMYLDYLKYHGSIMGLYSHGANEWTANQWIDLFEVLHENPTVKTAGLAEIASTVKEQCESTGPWTYRCSSQSGPVGGETSFRPGQDSPLIGAGVPTEFNTDYAGRPLQAGQRPNIGLY; the protein is encoded by the coding sequence ATGATGACGGCGCAAAACAGTGATATGCAGGTGCGTTTGCATACCTTTGGGAGCATTGTATGCTTGGCGGTATTGCTGCTGTGCGTCAGCTCTTGCACGGTTTTTGCGGCCGTGGTTCAACCCTTGCGCACCCTCTATGTGGGCGCGGGATTCAGCGGTGGTGACGGACTCAGCGCAGACAGGCCACTTGGCAGCATCAATGCAGCGCTGCAAAAAGCCCGCAAGGGGGATGTTATCGTTGTTGCACCGGGGGAATACCGGGAGTCCATACGGGTTTCCACAGCGGGGCTTACCATTCTGGGCAGCGCACCCGGCCAGGACGAACCTCAGGTTGTTATTGCGGCTCCAGCTGGCAAGTCAGGGTCTGTGCTTGCCGACAGCGCTGATACCGTGTGGCGCGGCATTGCCTTTCGCATCGGTGACAGCGCCGCAATAAATTTGCGTGGTTTTACCGGACGGTTTGAATTTTGCCATTTTACCTCAGAAAGTCCGGTGCCGGGCATTGAAGTATATGGCGGCGATTTTGTGTTTCAGGGCTGTACCTTCTCGGGCGGTACCGGGCCCACGGCCATGCTGGCGCTCAATGGGCAGGCAGGGCGCAAGAGCCGTGTGACTCTGGCTTACTGCCTGTTCCGCGATAACCCCGGCGGCGCAGTGCTGCTGCGGGGCGAGCAGGATGTGCGTTTTGTGAACTGCCTTTTTGCCGCCTGCCGGTTTGTCGCCATGCGTCAGGCCGGGGTAGGAGCGCAGATTTCTGCCGTCAACAGCGTGTTTTTTCTCAGCCCGGAGCCAAGCCTGTTTTTACAGTCTGGCTCCGCTCCCAGAGCGCGCCTTGAAAACTGCCTGTACGCGCCAGCGCCCGGCGATTTCATGAAATGGCAGGCCAGGCCTCTTGATCAGCAGCCGGAAGTTACCGCCGTTAACTGCATCACGGCCTCTCCCCGTTTTATGGGCGGGCGCAATGCCTTGATAAACCTCTGCGTGGACGACACCGTTAATGCCCCGGTATGGCGTTCTCTCACGCCAGCTGCGGCAAAATTGGGGCTGAAAATCACCCTTGCGCTGAATACGGACGCGCTCTCGCCGCAATACTGGCAAATGATTATTCCTGAGGTGAACGCGGGATTTGAAGTGGCCTCCCACGGTGCCGTGCATGCCAGCATTACCTCTGCCGAGGTATTGCGCGTTGGCTGGTTTGATCCGGCGGGCACATCAGCCTCCCTGTCCATAGACCAGGCAGAGCAACTGCGGGTGGTCGCGGACGGCAAGGAGCTGTGCGCTATTGACCTCGCAGCCCAGCCCTATCTTTCCATGGGGGCGCTGGTGCGCCAGTTGCAGGAGAAAGGCCTCAGGGCGGAGCTTGCAAGCCTGAGCCACGAGAAAATTCCCGCCTACCTGCTGGCCCCGGTGCAGGAACAGGATATCTTTTTTGCGCGGCACAATGCGGAACTGGTCATGGATACCAGAGCCTACATGCATTACATGCTGTCAGAATCGCGCCGCAAGATCGAGCAGGGCCTGCGGGAGTATCATGCCGCGCAAAAAAACTGCACGGCCTTTGTGTGCCCCTACAGCGAGACCAATGCAAACATCCGGCAGGCCATGCAGGCAACGGGTTTTCAGGTTGCGCGCAGCCATATGGCGCAGCGCTTCCCATCCGCCGTGGAACGCGTGGATCTCTCTGCCCTGCAAAGCATTTCGCTGAAAGATATCGTGCCCGGCGCGCCAACGCCCAATCTTAAGGAAATGCTGCGCATGTATCTGGATTATTTGAAGTACCACGGTTCCATCATGGGGCTCTACAGCCACGGAGCCAACGAATGGACGGCAAATCAGTGGATAGACCTCTTTGAAGTGCTGCACGAAAACCCCACAGTGAAGACTGCCGGGCTTGCGGAGATTGCCTCCACAGTCAAGGAACAGTGCGAATCAACAGGGCCGTGGACATACCGCTGCTCCTCGCAATCTGGCCCTGTGGGCGGCGAAACATCGTTCAGGCCGGGGCAGGATTCTCCCCTGATTGGCGCTGGCGTGCCGACAGAATTTAATACGGACTATGCGGGCAGGCCGTTGCAGGCAGGGCAGAGGCCCAATATCGGCCTGTATTGA
- a CDS encoding 1-propanol dehydrogenase PduQ, with protein MTQFYGKTKICYGPYALETLETFPASHAFVVTDPFMVKSGFADQAVSHLKRKGIGHTLFSGVEPDPSLQAVVEATRLFLSSQADMIIAIGGGSAIDMAKAISYFGHKADSNRKTTLVAIPTTSGTGSEVTSIAVITDKVNSVKIPLNDEMLIPDAAILDARFTRTVPPHVTAATGMDVLTHAVEAYTSRYSNVFTAIYAEQAIRNVFTYLKRAYDHGDDMTARDNMLIGSCMAGLAFTNSGLGVTHSMAHSLGGLFHIPHGLANAVLLPFVISFNSFDAGVKYCEIAAFIGLETATVEEGTRNLINAVRDLNTSMKIPSRVRELKVDEQVYRQSLDSMAANALEDICTSSNPRMPSHDDIVTLLEQAW; from the coding sequence AAGCGGATTTGCCGATCAGGCCGTGAGCCATCTGAAACGCAAGGGCATTGGACACACGCTCTTTTCTGGCGTGGAGCCTGACCCATCCCTTCAGGCCGTGGTTGAAGCCACACGCCTTTTTTTGAGCAGCCAGGCAGACATGATTATCGCCATTGGCGGCGGCTCGGCCATTGACATGGCAAAGGCCATCTCCTACTTCGGGCACAAGGCTGACAGCAACAGAAAGACTACGCTTGTCGCTATCCCCACCACCAGCGGCACAGGTTCGGAAGTGACCTCCATTGCGGTTATCACCGACAAGGTCAATTCGGTGAAAATTCCGCTGAATGACGAAATGCTCATTCCTGACGCCGCCATTCTTGATGCCCGCTTTACGCGCACCGTGCCCCCGCACGTGACCGCCGCAACCGGCATGGACGTGCTGACCCATGCGGTGGAAGCCTATACCTCGCGTTACAGCAACGTGTTTACCGCCATCTACGCGGAGCAGGCCATCCGCAATGTTTTTACCTACCTCAAGCGCGCCTATGACCACGGCGACGACATGACCGCGCGCGACAACATGCTCATCGGCTCCTGCATGGCCGGGCTGGCATTTACCAACAGCGGCCTTGGCGTTACCCACAGCATGGCCCACAGCCTTGGCGGCCTGTTCCACATTCCGCATGGCCTTGCCAATGCCGTTCTGCTGCCCTTTGTCATCAGCTTCAACAGCTTTGACGCTGGCGTTAAATACTGCGAAATCGCAGCCTTTATCGGCCTTGAAACCGCAACCGTGGAGGAAGGTACGCGCAATCTGATAAACGCGGTGCGCGACCTCAACACATCCATGAAGATTCCTTCAAGGGTGCGCGAGCTTAAAGTGGACGAACAGGTTTACCGTCAAAGCCTGGATTCCATGGCCGCCAATGCGCTGGAAGACATCTGCACAAGCAGCAATCCGCGCATGCCCTCGCACGACGACATTGTCACCCTGCTCGAACAGGCCTGGTAG